The following is a genomic window from uncultured Propionivibrio sp..
CGGGACGCCGTTCGCGATCCTCAATGCCAATGCCGCGATCGCCTACGATGCGATGAAGGCCGGTTCGCGCGGGTTTAACGGCGTCTTCACGAATTTCCATCCCGACTTGTACAAATGGCTGTATACGAAAGGCGCGCAGCATCCGGCGTTGGCCGCCGAAGTCGCCAACTTTCTCGTGCTGGCGGCGCTGGCCGAGCCCTTCGGCTATCCGGTGCTGGCCAAGATGTACCATCAGCGCATCGGTACCTTCGCCTCGATCAAGAGCCGGACGATCACCTTTGATGTGCGCGAGCGCTTCTGGGCGCTTGATGCCATTCTTGACAAGATTGTCGAAGGCACCGAGATGATGCGTGCCCGGATCGCGGCGCTCTGACGCAGGCGGCGTGCGCCGCCGCCGAGAAATAAAGCCCCGGAGGGACTCCCCCGGGGCTTTTTACGTTAACAGACCGGTATCCGACCGACGTGCCAGATCTGTTCGGCATATTGCCGGATGGTTCTGTCGCTCGAGAACTTGCCCATGCCGGCAACATTGAGGATGGACTTCTGCAGCCATTCTTCGGGGCGGCAGTAAAGCGCATCGACCCGTTCCTGACAGGCGACGTAGGAGGCATAATCGGCGAGCAGCAAATAGTGGTCGCCATGCGTGAGCAGGGCGTCGACGATCGGCTGGAAGCGGTCTGGCTCATCGGGCGAGAAATAGCCCGAAGCGATCATGTCGAGCACCTGCCGCAGTTCGGCGTTGCCGTGGTAATACTCCCACGGGTTGTAACCGCTGGCGCGCAGGCGGGCGACTTCGTCGGCCGTCAGTCCGAAGAGGAAGAAGTTCTCTTCGCCAACTTCCTCCATGATCTCGATGTTGGCGCCGTCGAGCGTTCCGATGGTCAGCGCACCGTTGAGCGAGAGCTTCATGTTGCCGGTGCCGGAGGCTTCGGTGCCGGCGGTCGATATCTGTTCGGAGAGATCGGCCGCCGGGACGATGCGTTCGGCATTGGAGACGTTGTAGTTCGGAATGAACAGAAGCTTCAGGCGGTCGCCGATCAGCGGATCGTTGTTGACGATTTCGGCAACATTGTTGATCAGGCGGATGATGCGCTTGGCCATGACATAGCCCGGTGCTGCCTTGCCGCCGATGATGACGGTGCGTGGCGCGGTGTTCGGGTGCGTGCCCAGCCGGATGCGGTTGTAGAGCGTGATGACATGCAAGACGTTGAGCAGTTGCCGCTTGTATTCGTGGATGCGCTTGATCTGGATGTCGAACAGCGAATCCGGATTGACGCGGATATGCAGCGTTTCCTGGATCATCGCCGCGAGCCGTTCCTTGTTGGCACGCTTGACGGCGCCGAATGCCTTGCGGAACGACGCGTCCTTGGCCAGGGGGCGCAGTTTCTGCAGCTCGTCGAGGTTGCGGACCCAGCCGGTGCCGATGTTCTCGCCGATCAGTCCGGCCAGCGCCGGATTTGCCTGGTTGAGCCAGCGTCGCGGCGTGATCCCGTTGGTCATGTTGAGAATCTTGCCCGGCCAGAGTCGGTTGAAGTCGGAGAAGATCGTGCTCTTCATCAACTCGGTATGCAGTTGCGCCACGCCATTGACCGTGTGGCTGCCGACGATCGCCAGATGCGCCATGCGGATGCGGCGGTCGCCGTTTTCGTCGATCAGCGACATGCGCCGCAGCAGTTCGTTGTCGCCGGGGAAGGTGTGCATGACCTGGCGCAGAAACTGGAAATTGATGGCGTAGATGATCTCCAGGTGGCGCGGCAGAATGGCCTCGAACAGCGCGACCTTCCATGTTTCCAGCGCTTCCGGCATCAGGGTGTGGTTTGTATAGGAGAAGGTCCGCGTCGTCAGGTTCCAGGCATGCTCCCAGCCGAGGCCATGGATATCGACGAGCAGGCGCATCAGTTCGGCAATGCTGATCGCCGGGTGAGTGTCGTTGAGCTGGATCGCCACTTTGTTCGGCAGTTCGTCCCAGGTGGCATGATGCTTCTTGTAGCGGTAGAGAATGTCCTGGAGCGATGCGCTGACGAAGAAATACTGCTGCTTGAGGCGCAACTCCTTGCCCATCTCGGTCGAGTCGTTGGGGTAGAGTACCTTCGACAGGTTCTCGGAGGCATTCTTGTCGGCCACCGCCTGAATGTAATCGCCCTGGTTGAAGTAGCGCAGATCAAAATCGCGCGACGACTTGGCCGCCCATAAGCGCATGTTGTTGACCGTCTTGCCGCCGAATCCGGGCACAGGCGTGTCGTATGCCATAGCCATAATCTCTTCGGTATCGACCCAGTGATGGCGGAGCGTTCCGTCTTCGCTGGTGAACTGGACGACGCGGCCGTGGAACTTGACCGGATACAGAACTTCCGGACGCGGGAATTCCCAGGGATTGCCGTAGCGCAACCAGTTGTCGGGATGTTCGACCTGCTGGCCGTCCTCGATCTTCTGGTGGAACATGCCGTATTCATATCGTATGCCGTAGCCATAACACGGAAGTTCGAGTGTTGCCATCGAGTCGAGGAAGCAGGCAGCGAGGCGCCCGAGGCCACCATTGCCGAGGCCGGCGTCGAATTCCATTTCGCTGACGGATTCGATGTTCTGACCGAGCTCGTACAGCGCCTGCTTGAATTCGTTGTGCAGTTCGAGATTGAGCGCCGCATTGCTGAAGGTGCGGCCAACGAGAAATTCGAGCGACAGGTAATAGACGCGTTTCGGGTCATCGCGGTAGTACGTTTGCATCGTCTCCATCCAGCGTTCGGCCATCCGGTCGCGCGCGGTTCTCGCTGCGATTTCGTACCAGTCATGCGTTGTTGCGAGCGCCGAATACTTGCTGATGGAATAGGTCAGGTGCGCTTCCATCGAATTGCGGATCGCTTTTGTTTCCTGAACATCTGCTGACGCCTTGCTCGACTTGGATGGCTGCTTCTTCATGGCGGTTCCTCCGCGTGTGCCTGGTCAATGGATATCGTTCCCACCCCAAGGGAACGCACGTGCTCCCGAGCGGCTAGCATACTCTTGATGCGAACGGAATGTGGCAAAAATCTGGCATGCCGGTGGCGTTGTCAGGTTGTCCGGAACGTCGACTGCGGGATATCATGCAGGTGTCTGTTCCGCAATCGGGAGATCGCGATGAGCAACAAGCACCTGCACCTGCTCCAGGCCATCTATCATGAGCCGCCCAGCGCAAACATCCACTGGCGCGAAATCGAATCATTGCTGCTGCATCTTGGTGCCAGCGTCGAATCGGCGCACGGTGCGCGGTTCCGCGTTTTGTTGAACCGGATGGAACTATTTGTCCATCAGCCGCACAACAACTCGACCTGCCCAAAACACGAAATCAAGCAGATCCGTGAGTTCCTGGCGCGGGCCGGCGTCACCCTGTCGTCGTACGAAGCCCGGCAGAAACCGGCCTGACTCAGTGTTCCGGTGTGTGTGGGCAGCGGAAATGCAGGAGGGCGCATAACGCGCCGATTGCCATGAAGGCCCCCATGGCGGCGGCCAGCGAGTGGGTGGACGCCCATGCTGCGGGTGCCGCGACGCCGGCGACCACGCTGTTTGACAGGGACTGCAGAAACATCTGGCAAGAGGATGCCAGTCCACGTTGCCTGGGAAACATGTCGAGGGCGAGCAGCGACATGCTCGGCATCGTCAGTGACATGCCCAAAGTATAAAACGGCATCGGCAGAACGCTCCAGGGTAGCCCCGGCGCGAGCAGGAAGCTCACGCCGAGATTGAGGATGACGGCAATCGTCATGACCGCGTAGCCCAGCGCAATCGTCCGCTTTGGCGAGAGGCGGCCGGCGAGGCGGCCGGACAGCCAGGCGCCCGAAACCAGCCCGCACATCGACGGGCCAAAGAGCCAGAGAAAGCCGGTTTCGGGTAAGCCCAGGTGATGGATCAGGAAGGTCGGTGCCGACATGATGTAGATGAAAAAGCCGCCGAAGTTGCAGGCGAGTGAGCCGGTGGCAAGCAGAAAGGCGGGTGAGGTCAGCGTCTTTGCGTAGGCCTTGGCGAGATAGATCGGGTGCAGTGACCGGCGCTGGGCAGGCGGCAGTGTTTCCGGCAGTCGCCAGGCGCAGGCGGCCCAGAGCGCCCCGCCCATGAGAGCGAGGAAAATGAAGATCGAGTGCCAGCCGAAGGCGCTCTGCAATTGACCACCGATGACCGGTGCGACGGCCGGTGCGATGGCGAACATCATGGCAATGTGCGACATCAGCCGCTGTGCCGCCGGTCCGACGAAAATATCGCGAACGATGGCGCGGCTGACGACAGCGCCAGCACAGGCGGAAAACCCTTGCACGCCCCGTAACAGCCAGAGGTGTTCGATGCGTGTGGCGAACAGGCAGCCGATCGACGCGAGCATGAACACGACGAGCGAAACGAGAATGACACGTCGCCGCCCGATGGCGTCGGAAATGGCGCCGTGCCAGAGCGACATCAGGGAAAACATGAAGAGATAGGCGGTCAGCGTCTGCTGCACCTCGATCGGCGACGCATGAAATGTGTCGCCGATGTCGTGCAGCGAGGGCAGGTAGGCATCGACGGAAAATGCGCCAATGGCGGTCAGGGCGGCCAACAGGACGGCAATACCGGCAGGCGACTGGCCGGCGGCGGGTGGAGTCATCAATCAGTCCTTTGCGAAGCGGCGATAGTATACGGCTTCGGCGATATGCTCGGGGCGTAGCGTCCGGCTGTCGGCAAGGTCGGCGATCGTACGCGCGACTTTGAGCACGCGGTGATACGCGCGTGCCGAGAGGCCGAGCCGCACGATGGCTTGCTTCAGCAGGGCAAGACCTTCGGCATCGGGATGACAATAACGTTCGATCTGGCCGACAGCGAGTTTTGCATTGACGCAGTCCTGGCGCGCCAACTGGTGTTCCCGTGCCCGGCAGACGCGCGCGCACACCGTTGCCGACGATTCCCCGGTCGGCAACTGCTGAAGAGCGACAGGGGGGAGCGCCGGTACTTCGACATGCAG
Proteins encoded in this region:
- a CDS encoding type II toxin-antitoxin system HicA family toxin, producing the protein MSNKHLHLLQAIYHEPPSANIHWREIESLLLHLGASVESAHGARFRVLLNRMELFVHQPHNNSTCPKHEIKQIREFLARAGVTLSSYEARQKPA
- a CDS encoding glycogen/starch/alpha-glucan phosphorylase, with the protein product MKKQPSKSSKASADVQETKAIRNSMEAHLTYSISKYSALATTHDWYEIAARTARDRMAERWMETMQTYYRDDPKRVYYLSLEFLVGRTFSNAALNLELHNEFKQALYELGQNIESVSEMEFDAGLGNGGLGRLAACFLDSMATLELPCYGYGIRYEYGMFHQKIEDGQQVEHPDNWLRYGNPWEFPRPEVLYPVKFHGRVVQFTSEDGTLRHHWVDTEEIMAMAYDTPVPGFGGKTVNNMRLWAAKSSRDFDLRYFNQGDYIQAVADKNASENLSKVLYPNDSTEMGKELRLKQQYFFVSASLQDILYRYKKHHATWDELPNKVAIQLNDTHPAISIAELMRLLVDIHGLGWEHAWNLTTRTFSYTNHTLMPEALETWKVALFEAILPRHLEIIYAINFQFLRQVMHTFPGDNELLRRMSLIDENGDRRIRMAHLAIVGSHTVNGVAQLHTELMKSTIFSDFNRLWPGKILNMTNGITPRRWLNQANPALAGLIGENIGTGWVRNLDELQKLRPLAKDASFRKAFGAVKRANKERLAAMIQETLHIRVNPDSLFDIQIKRIHEYKRQLLNVLHVITLYNRIRLGTHPNTAPRTVIIGGKAAPGYVMAKRIIRLINNVAEIVNNDPLIGDRLKLLFIPNYNVSNAERIVPAADLSEQISTAGTEASGTGNMKLSLNGALTIGTLDGANIEIMEEVGEENFFLFGLTADEVARLRASGYNPWEYYHGNAELRQVLDMIASGYFSPDEPDRFQPIVDALLTHGDHYLLLADYASYVACQERVDALYCRPEEWLQKSILNVAGMGKFSSDRTIRQYAEQIWHVGRIPVC
- a CDS encoding multidrug effflux MFS transporter, which translates into the protein MTPPAAGQSPAGIAVLLAALTAIGAFSVDAYLPSLHDIGDTFHASPIEVQQTLTAYLFMFSLMSLWHGAISDAIGRRRVILVSLVVFMLASIGCLFATRIEHLWLLRGVQGFSACAGAVVSRAIVRDIFVGPAAQRLMSHIAMMFAIAPAVAPVIGGQLQSAFGWHSIFIFLALMGGALWAACAWRLPETLPPAQRRSLHPIYLAKAYAKTLTSPAFLLATGSLACNFGGFFIYIMSAPTFLIHHLGLPETGFLWLFGPSMCGLVSGAWLSGRLAGRLSPKRTIALGYAVMTIAVILNLGVSFLLAPGLPWSVLPMPFYTLGMSLTMPSMSLLALDMFPRQRGLASSCQMFLQSLSNSVVAGVAAPAAWASTHSLAAAMGAFMAIGALCALLHFRCPHTPEH